The Thermococcus sp. genome includes a window with the following:
- the glyS gene encoding glycine--tRNA ligase, giving the protein MGEPDKYEILQDLMRRRGFAWGSFEIYGGSRGFYDYGPLGATIKRKIEQKIREAFQREGFFEVETPDITPEKVFIASGHVEKFVDPLVECKKCGARFRADHLVEEALGIDAEGLSAEELTRLIRENGIKCPECGGELSGVWYFNLMFETRIGPYGDQKGYLRPETAQGMFVNFKRLAHFARNKLPFGVFQIGKAYRNEISPRQGMLRLREFTQAEAEIFFNPKETGHPHFKEVKDEKLRLYPIENQLKNLGEIELTAGEAVEKGYLMNELFAYYLVMVKRTLLDIGIPEDKIRFRQQLPEERAHYSRDTWDAEIHSERFGWVECVGIANRGDYDLSRHMRESGADLTVLIHYDEPKIVKRLEVSLNMKRVGPKLRKDAKRINEMIKGWNEEKKRELAELLEKEGKVTIEGYELERDDFVIREVEEKVTGEKIVPHVLEPSFGIDRPFYLLLENSLVIEEDRTYLRLKKDMAPIEVAVLPLVAKEPLKSIAYDVFRTLQKAGFIVVYDEKDTIGRRYLRYDEIGTPYCVTIDNQTPEDNTVTIRDRDTREQVRVKIEELPQKLRELIFG; this is encoded by the coding sequence GGGGGAGCTTTGAAATCTACGGTGGCTCACGCGGATTCTATGACTACGGTCCACTCGGGGCGACGATAAAGAGGAAAATCGAGCAGAAAATAAGGGAGGCCTTCCAGAGGGAGGGCTTCTTCGAGGTTGAAACGCCCGACATAACGCCGGAGAAGGTGTTTATAGCGAGCGGTCACGTTGAGAAGTTCGTTGATCCTTTGGTCGAGTGTAAGAAGTGCGGTGCGAGGTTTAGGGCAGATCACCTCGTTGAAGAGGCCTTAGGAATAGACGCCGAGGGGCTCTCCGCTGAAGAGCTCACGAGGCTCATAAGGGAGAACGGCATAAAGTGTCCCGAGTGCGGTGGGGAGCTTTCGGGCGTCTGGTACTTCAACCTCATGTTCGAGACGAGAATCGGCCCCTACGGCGACCAGAAGGGTTATTTAAGGCCAGAAACTGCCCAGGGCATGTTCGTCAACTTCAAAAGATTAGCTCACTTCGCGAGGAACAAACTGCCTTTCGGCGTCTTCCAGATTGGAAAGGCCTACCGCAACGAGATTTCTCCGAGGCAGGGGATGCTCCGCTTGAGGGAGTTCACGCAGGCGGAGGCGGAGATATTCTTCAATCCGAAAGAAACAGGTCATCCGCACTTCAAGGAGGTTAAAGACGAAAAGCTTAGGCTCTACCCGATAGAGAACCAGCTCAAGAACCTCGGAGAGATAGAGCTAACTGCTGGAGAAGCCGTAGAGAAGGGCTACCTGATGAACGAGCTCTTCGCCTACTATCTCGTCATGGTCAAGAGAACCCTCCTCGACATAGGCATTCCAGAGGACAAGATACGCTTCAGGCAACAGCTGCCGGAGGAGAGGGCCCACTACTCGCGCGACACCTGGGATGCCGAAATTCACAGCGAGCGCTTCGGCTGGGTTGAGTGCGTTGGAATAGCCAACAGGGGTGACTATGACCTGAGCAGGCATATGCGCGAGAGCGGGGCTGACTTAACAGTCCTCATCCACTACGACGAGCCAAAAATCGTGAAAAGACTGGAAGTTTCCCTCAACATGAAGCGCGTCGGTCCGAAGCTCAGGAAAGACGCAAAGAGAATAAACGAAATGATAAAGGGCTGGAACGAGGAGAAGAAGCGCGAGTTAGCGGAGCTCCTTGAGAAGGAAGGAAAAGTCACCATCGAGGGCTACGAGCTTGAGAGGGACGACTTCGTAATCAGGGAGGTTGAGGAGAAGGTAACGGGAGAGAAGATAGTGCCCCATGTTTTAGAGCCGAGTTTCGGTATAGACAGGCCCTTCTACCTGCTCCTTGAAAACTCTCTGGTTATCGAGGAGGACAGGACTTACCTCAGGCTCAAGAAGGACATGGCGCCGATTGAAGTTGCGGTCTTACCGCTCGTCGCCAAGGAACCGCTCAAGAGCATAGCCTATGACGTCTTCAGAACCCTTCAGAAAGCTGGCTTCATAGTGGTTTACGACGAGAAGGACACGATAGGGAGGCGTTACCTGAGATACGACGAGATTGGAACGCCGTACTGTGTCACAATCGACAACCAGACGCCAGAAGATAATACCGTCACAATCCGCGACCGCGATACGAGGGAACAGGTGAGGGTTAAAATAGAGGAACTTCCCCAAAAGCTGAGGGAGCTGATTTTCGGTTGA
- the topA gene encoding DNA topoisomerase I: protein MVTLIIAEKPNVARKIAYALAEGKPVRKTIGKVSYYEFTRDGKKVIAAPAVGHLFSLAPKTKTYGYPVFDIEWVPVYVAEKGKGYAKDYIKALATLAKRADEFVVACDYDTEGEVIGYTALKYACGVDPSKAKRMKFSALTKKDLLKAWYNMEPTINFGMADAGIARHVLDWYWGVNLSRALTSAIKRASGKWMVLSTGRVQGPTLKFLVDREREIQNFKPTPYWVIRMLLEKNGETYTATYEKERIFDENEAKRIVEEAKKGPAFVERVDVKQQKRNPPVPFDLGTLQREAYSAFGYSPKKTLEIAQKLYEKGYCLHPDSLIPTPEGVRKIGELPKEGEVFALDFDLKLSRARYRLLERDADEPMYRVVLGDRTELYLTGDHPVLVYREDRLIFVPAEELRDDDQVVLFLNRREFQGSDETPRLFEFILGNATSMKDYILYEPSFGSILRERIKRAGLKVEILRRFGIKEPTYYKYLRGKMPVPIFRFLIERGVISKEEVKEVFRGFSYSTSLSPVGFEFGEEFWYLYGFVLGDGHLERKGTITISAKERNEETIKAIKGVADALGIPFSYDEKYGMIILRSKSLTRLFELLGCPYGNKTEVFRIHGIVLSKPEWMASFLAGYYDADAHIGMKPTGSKRSLSPQIVLTSKNRQAIYTVKLMWQLLGVGTYLWEKKDRQGNFIAYELKVYSRDALRFYNVMRDYIMVKRQDLERVRKVAIRKKKSYSHHYSVLRVQNWKGKLRTSNVLWKEFDMSNQTAHRRGISLDKLERIKDYLIDEDLLRIATGDVYVLPIKEIKKFHYHGKVYDLVVDEYHNFIANGVVVHNCSYPRTSSQKLPKNLNFRSIIQNLAKLPQYKPFAHELLGKEKLRPVEGKKEDPAHPAIYPTGELPKPGELTKDEQNLYDLIVRRFLALFMEPAVRETVKVVINSNNHRFILSGARTLKEGWLKVYGKYVKFDEVILPPFREGEPVKVIQIKREKKKTKPPARYSPASVIKKMEDLGIGTKATRAQILETLYQRGYIEGKKKIKVTPLGMRVVEALEKNVPDIVSVELTRAFEEKMEEIMAGKARKEDVIEESREQLVKILKVFKEKELDIGRMLLETTGTGVTTSKESVKVEKSGGSSKATESKKATAKERLVLGKCPKCGGDLVLKYNRKTGKRFVGCSNWPKCDVTYPILQRGEVIPTGKTCCNGAPVVKIREKGREYEICLDMKCKEWKT, encoded by the coding sequence ATGGTAACGCTCATCATCGCCGAGAAGCCCAACGTAGCCAGAAAGATAGCCTACGCCTTAGCTGAAGGCAAACCCGTGAGGAAGACGATAGGAAAGGTTTCCTATTACGAGTTCACGCGCGATGGAAAGAAGGTCATCGCTGCCCCTGCAGTTGGCCATCTCTTCTCTCTGGCACCAAAAACTAAAACCTATGGCTATCCCGTCTTCGACATCGAATGGGTACCCGTTTACGTTGCCGAAAAGGGCAAGGGCTACGCGAAGGACTACATCAAGGCGCTGGCAACGCTCGCAAAGCGGGCTGATGAATTCGTCGTTGCCTGTGACTACGACACCGAGGGAGAGGTAATAGGCTACACCGCCCTCAAATACGCCTGCGGCGTTGACCCCTCAAAGGCGAAGCGCATGAAGTTCTCGGCTTTAACGAAGAAAGACCTCCTGAAGGCATGGTACAACATGGAACCGACGATAAACTTTGGCATGGCCGATGCTGGAATAGCGCGCCACGTTTTGGACTGGTACTGGGGTGTAAACCTTTCTCGTGCTCTCACCTCTGCGATAAAGCGCGCGAGCGGAAAATGGATGGTTCTCTCGACGGGAAGGGTTCAGGGGCCGACTTTGAAGTTCCTAGTCGACAGGGAAAGGGAAATTCAGAACTTCAAGCCGACCCCGTACTGGGTCATCAGGATGCTCCTTGAGAAGAACGGGGAAACCTACACGGCAACCTACGAGAAGGAAAGAATCTTTGACGAAAACGAGGCCAAGAGAATAGTCGAGGAAGCTAAGAAGGGGCCGGCGTTCGTCGAGAGAGTTGATGTCAAACAGCAGAAGAGGAACCCCCCAGTCCCCTTCGACCTCGGAACCCTGCAGAGGGAGGCTTATTCTGCCTTCGGATACAGCCCGAAGAAGACTTTAGAGATTGCACAGAAGTTGTACGAGAAGGGATACTGTCTCCATCCGGATTCACTTATACCAACTCCCGAGGGAGTTAGAAAAATCGGGGAGTTGCCTAAGGAGGGTGAGGTTTTTGCCCTTGACTTTGACCTTAAACTGTCGAGGGCCCGATACAGGCTCCTTGAGAGGGATGCGGACGAGCCAATGTACAGGGTTGTCCTAGGCGATAGGACGGAGCTCTACCTCACCGGTGACCACCCGGTTCTGGTCTACAGGGAAGACAGGCTGATATTCGTACCCGCGGAGGAGTTAAGGGACGACGACCAGGTGGTGCTCTTCCTGAATCGCCGTGAGTTCCAGGGTTCTGATGAAACTCCCCGACTGTTCGAGTTCATTCTCGGAAACGCCACGTCAATGAAGGACTACATTCTCTACGAGCCCTCCTTTGGCAGTATCTTGAGGGAAAGAATCAAGAGGGCCGGGCTGAAGGTAGAAATCCTGCGGAGGTTCGGAATCAAAGAACCAACCTACTACAAATACCTCCGGGGCAAGATGCCGGTTCCGATTTTCAGGTTCCTCATTGAGAGGGGAGTAATCTCCAAAGAAGAGGTAAAGGAAGTTTTCAGGGGATTCTCATACAGTACCTCTCTCTCCCCGGTGGGATTCGAGTTCGGTGAGGAGTTCTGGTACCTCTACGGGTTCGTCCTTGGGGATGGCCACTTGGAACGGAAGGGCACCATAACGATTTCCGCGAAGGAAAGGAATGAAGAAACCATTAAGGCAATCAAAGGGGTCGCCGACGCACTCGGTATTCCTTTCTCATACGACGAGAAGTACGGGATGATAATCCTTCGCAGTAAGTCATTAACGAGGCTCTTTGAGCTCCTCGGATGTCCTTATGGTAACAAAACCGAGGTCTTCAGAATTCACGGCATAGTGCTGTCAAAGCCTGAGTGGATGGCTTCTTTCCTCGCCGGTTACTACGACGCCGATGCTCACATCGGTATGAAACCAACGGGAAGCAAAAGATCCCTCTCCCCCCAGATTGTGCTGACGTCAAAGAACAGGCAGGCTATATACACCGTCAAACTCATGTGGCAACTGCTCGGCGTTGGTACTTACCTCTGGGAAAAGAAGGACAGGCAGGGCAATTTCATTGCCTACGAGCTCAAGGTCTACTCCCGCGATGCCCTTCGGTTCTACAACGTCATGCGGGACTACATCATGGTAAAGAGACAAGACCTCGAAAGGGTTAGAAAGGTCGCCATCCGGAAGAAAAAATCGTATTCCCATCACTACAGTGTTCTCAGAGTCCAGAACTGGAAGGGGAAATTAAGGACCAGCAACGTGCTTTGGAAGGAGTTTGACATGTCTAACCAAACGGCCCATAGGAGGGGAATAAGCCTCGACAAGTTAGAGAGAATTAAGGACTACCTAATCGACGAGGACCTCCTCAGGATTGCCACTGGAGACGTCTACGTTCTCCCGATAAAAGAAATCAAAAAGTTCCACTACCACGGTAAAGTTTACGACTTGGTCGTTGATGAGTACCATAACTTCATAGCAAACGGTGTCGTTGTCCACAACTGCTCCTACCCCCGCACCTCATCCCAGAAGCTCCCAAAGAACCTCAACTTCCGCTCGATAATCCAGAACCTCGCGAAACTCCCCCAGTACAAGCCCTTCGCCCATGAGCTTTTGGGCAAAGAAAAGCTCAGGCCCGTTGAGGGAAAAAAGGAAGACCCTGCACATCCGGCAATCTACCCAACGGGAGAGTTGCCTAAGCCCGGGGAGCTGACGAAGGACGAGCAAAACCTCTACGATTTGATAGTCAGGCGCTTCCTCGCCTTGTTCATGGAGCCCGCGGTGAGGGAGACGGTGAAGGTCGTGATAAACTCCAACAACCACCGCTTCATCCTCAGCGGAGCCAGAACCCTAAAGGAGGGCTGGCTTAAAGTTTACGGCAAGTACGTCAAGTTCGACGAGGTAATCCTTCCGCCCTTCAGGGAGGGCGAGCCGGTGAAGGTCATCCAGATAAAGCGCGAGAAGAAGAAGACGAAGCCGCCAGCACGCTACTCACCGGCTTCCGTCATCAAGAAGATGGAGGATTTGGGGATAGGAACGAAAGCAACGCGCGCTCAAATCCTTGAGACGCTCTACCAGAGGGGCTACATCGAGGGCAAGAAGAAGATAAAGGTCACCCCACTGGGAATGCGCGTTGTGGAGGCCCTCGAAAAAAACGTGCCCGACATAGTGAGCGTCGAACTGACGAGGGCCTTCGAGGAGAAGATGGAAGAGATAATGGCCGGGAAAGCGAGAAAGGAAGACGTCATCGAGGAGAGCAGGGAACAGCTGGTAAAAATCCTCAAGGTCTTCAAGGAGAAAGAACTTGACATTGGCAGGATGCTCCTCGAAACGACGGGAACTGGGGTCACAACCTCAAAGGAGTCCGTGAAGGTTGAAAAGTCCGGGGGTTCTTCAAAAGCCACCGAAAGCAAAAAGGCCACGGCGAAGGAAAGGCTCGTCCTCGGGAAGTGCCCGAAGTGCGGTGGCGATTTAGTGCTCAAATACAACAGAAAAACAGGAAAGAGGTTCGTCGGTTGCTCCAACTGGCCGAAGTGCGATGTAACATATCCGATTCTCCAGCGCGGTGAGGTCATCCCAACCGGAAAGACCTGCTGTAACGGTGCACCGGTGGTAAAAATCCGCGAGAAGGGCAGGGAGTACGAGATATGCCTGGATATGAAGTGCAAGGAGTGGAAAACATGA
- a CDS encoding NAD(P)/FAD-dependent oxidoreductase, with translation MSWKYDVVVVGSGIAGPIIARNVAKAGFSVLLIDKKWAIGTPKQCAEGISVKVFDKYDIPYDKRFINREIYGAKLYSPSGYELELRYKEVSGVILERKVFDKMLAYYAAKAGADVLARTEALDVIKKDGKIVGIKAKHEDEPVEVYADIIVAADGVESTIARKAGINTYAPPHEFDSSYEYEMLIEGFDPDLIHLWFGNEVAPRGYVWVFPKDEDRANVGIGIASDHPETAKYYLDKWLKENKIPMRKILEVNVGVVPVGGFVKELAKDNVVVVGDAARQVNPMHGGGMAEAMEAGTIASKWIVKALEEENISLLQNYTKEWWETDGKRLERVLKVRRVTEKLTDEDLDLFIQILSGADAEKIASGDYVEVIKTLLKNPKVLMSRRRLSLLRQLL, from the coding sequence ATGAGCTGGAAATACGATGTTGTCGTCGTCGGTTCTGGAATTGCTGGTCCGATAATAGCGAGAAACGTTGCCAAAGCCGGTTTTTCAGTCCTTCTCATAGACAAGAAGTGGGCGATAGGAACGCCTAAGCAGTGCGCCGAGGGGATAAGCGTAAAGGTCTTCGACAAGTACGACATTCCCTACGATAAGCGCTTCATCAACCGCGAAATCTACGGTGCAAAGCTCTACTCCCCTAGCGGCTACGAGCTTGAGCTCCGCTATAAGGAGGTCAGCGGTGTAATCCTTGAGAGAAAGGTCTTCGACAAGATGCTCGCTTACTACGCAGCTAAAGCTGGTGCCGACGTTCTGGCCAGAACCGAGGCCCTCGACGTCATAAAAAAGGACGGCAAGATTGTTGGAATAAAGGCCAAGCACGAGGACGAGCCAGTCGAGGTTTACGCTGACATAATCGTTGCCGCCGACGGTGTCGAGAGCACGATAGCTAGAAAAGCGGGCATAAACACCTACGCTCCGCCACACGAGTTCGATTCAAGCTACGAGTACGAGATGCTCATAGAGGGCTTTGATCCGGACCTAATCCACCTCTGGTTCGGCAACGAGGTAGCGCCAAGGGGCTACGTCTGGGTCTTCCCGAAGGACGAGGACAGGGCCAATGTGGGAATAGGTATCGCCTCAGACCATCCGGAGACCGCTAAGTACTACCTCGACAAGTGGCTGAAGGAGAACAAGATTCCAATGAGGAAAATCCTTGAGGTCAACGTTGGAGTGGTTCCCGTTGGTGGCTTTGTGAAGGAGCTGGCAAAGGACAACGTTGTTGTCGTTGGCGATGCGGCCAGACAGGTCAACCCGATGCACGGCGGTGGAATGGCGGAAGCTATGGAGGCTGGAACCATAGCGAGCAAGTGGATTGTGAAGGCACTGGAAGAGGAGAACATCTCGCTCCTCCAGAACTACACGAAGGAGTGGTGGGAGACCGACGGGAAGAGGCTTGAAAGAGTCCTTAAGGTCAGGCGCGTTACGGAAAAGCTAACGGATGAAGACCTCGACCTGTTCATCCAGATCCTCAGCGGTGCCGATGCGGAGAAGATAGCCAGCGGAGACTACGTCGAGGTGATAAAGACCCTCCTGAAGAACCCGAAGGTTCTCATGAGCAGGAGGAGGCTGAGCCTTCTCAGACAGCTCCTCTGA
- a CDS encoding 4Fe-4S binding protein, which translates to MPEKIRVVVNEDRCYLCGGCAGVCPTLAIEVHSTGWEFLQDKCISCRICINACPVGALSAEPLEVSE; encoded by the coding sequence ATGCCGGAGAAGATTAGGGTCGTTGTAAACGAAGACCGCTGTTATCTCTGCGGTGGCTGTGCCGGAGTCTGCCCGACGCTCGCTATAGAGGTGCACTCGACCGGCTGGGAGTTTCTGCAGGACAAGTGCATAAGCTGTAGGATATGCATAAACGCCTGCCCCGTTGGAGCGCTGAGTGCTGAGCCCCTGGAGGTGAGCGAATGA
- a CDS encoding transcriptional regulator yields MGEPDIFYILGNRVRRDLLSHLTCTECYFSFLSSKVSVSSTAVAKHLKIMEREGILRSYEREGPFIGPARKYYDIAISKTYLVTLTPNIFWYKSLDLSPKQVEEGPLPGLIEDFLELSDELKALLERMAEVESTRDSLMAKIKEKYLKEVGDMTELAILHYLLLNGSATVDELSDRLNIKEREVLLKARELDRFVPLRIKDDKIEIDRERLKQRIGGETDAGED; encoded by the coding sequence ATGGGTGAACCGGACATATTTTATATCCTCGGGAACAGGGTGAGGAGGGACTTACTGAGTCACCTCACCTGCACCGAGTGCTACTTCAGCTTTCTGAGTAGCAAGGTGAGCGTTTCTTCCACGGCCGTTGCAAAGCACCTTAAAATAATGGAGCGCGAGGGCATTCTGAGGTCATATGAGAGAGAGGGCCCCTTTATAGGGCCCGCGAGAAAATACTACGACATAGCCATCTCAAAGACCTACCTCGTCACACTCACACCGAACATATTCTGGTACAAATCCCTCGACCTCTCCCCGAAACAGGTTGAGGAGGGCCCGCTCCCCGGTCTTATCGAGGACTTCCTTGAGCTCTCGGACGAGCTGAAGGCCCTTCTTGAGAGAATGGCCGAGGTAGAATCCACCAGAGACTCCCTGATGGCGAAGATCAAGGAGAAGTACCTCAAGGAAGTTGGTGACATGACCGAGCTGGCGATACTCCACTATCTCCTCCTCAACGGCTCGGCGACGGTTGACGAGCTCTCCGACAGGCTGAACATCAAGGAGCGGGAGGTTCTTCTGAAGGCCCGCGAACTGGACAGGTTCGTACCGTTAAGGATAAAAGACGACAAGATTGAAATCGACAGGGAAAGGTTAAAACAAAGGATTGGCGGTGAAACCGATGCCGGAGAAGATTAG
- a CDS encoding thioredoxin family protein, whose amino-acid sequence MGLISDADKKVIREEFFSKMTSPVKLIVFTGREHCQYCDQLKQLVQELSELTDKLTYEVVDFDSEEGKEIAEKYRIDRAPATTITQDGKDMGVRYFGLPAGHEFGAFLEDIVDVSNGTTDLMPDSKEALREIDRDVRILVFVTPTCPYCPLAVRMAHKFAIENTLAGKGKILGDMVEAIEYPEWADQYSVMAVPKIVIQVDGEDKVQFEGAYPEKMFLEKLLAAIE is encoded by the coding sequence ATGGGACTGATAAGCGATGCCGACAAGAAGGTAATTAGGGAGGAGTTCTTCTCGAAAATGACCAGTCCGGTCAAGCTCATTGTCTTCACGGGCAGGGAGCACTGCCAGTACTGCGACCAGCTCAAGCAGCTCGTTCAGGAGCTGAGCGAGCTTACCGACAAGCTTACCTACGAGGTTGTCGACTTCGACAGCGAAGAGGGTAAGGAGATAGCAGAAAAATACAGGATTGACCGTGCTCCGGCCACTACCATAACCCAGGACGGAAAGGATATGGGCGTCCGTTACTTCGGTCTTCCGGCGGGACACGAGTTCGGTGCCTTTCTTGAGGATATAGTCGACGTCAGCAACGGCACCACCGACCTGATGCCCGACAGCAAGGAGGCCCTTCGCGAAATTGACAGGGACGTTAGAATACTTGTCTTCGTTACTCCAACCTGCCCCTACTGCCCGCTGGCAGTGAGAATGGCCCACAAGTTCGCCATCGAGAACACCCTTGCCGGAAAGGGCAAGATTCTCGGGGATATGGTTGAGGCAATCGAGTACCCAGAGTGGGCCGACCAGTACAGCGTCATGGCCGTTCCGAAGATAGTCATCCAGGTCGATGGCGAAGACAAGGTTCAGTTCGAGGGTGCCTATCCAGAGAAGATGTTCCTTGAGAAGCTTTTGGCGGCTATTGAGTGA
- a CDS encoding DNA-directed RNA polymerase subunit H, giving the protein MATKKEFDIFTHELVPEHRVLSEEEKEELLRRYRIKISQLPQIKASDPAVVALGAKPGDVIEIKRKSPTAGYYYYYRLVVED; this is encoded by the coding sequence GTGGCCACGAAAAAGGAGTTTGACATATTCACCCATGAGTTAGTTCCCGAACATAGGGTGCTCAGCGAGGAGGAGAAGGAGGAGCTTCTCAGGAGATACCGCATAAAAATCTCCCAGCTCCCCCAGATAAAGGCTTCTGACCCGGCTGTTGTGGCGCTCGGCGCGAAGCCCGGGGATGTTATTGAGATAAAGCGGAAGAGCCCGACGGCGGGATACTACTACTATTACCGCCTCGTGGTGGAGGACTGA